AGTCCTAAATATTTCGATGACTTGCACGTCAAAAGTATCTACCTGGACAGCGATGGCTTCAAATCCCGCAGCTTTTCGATGGGCAAGGAGCACGAGATCGAACGTCGACACGTCTGACAGGACCGATACGGATCAACTGTGGCGCTTGCCATGCTCAAGGGGTGGGCTCGACAAAAAACTCTCGACCATGACCCGCCACCTTGTAGAGCGTCTTCTTCCCTCTTGTTACGCCCCGCACGGTGCGTGCACCGCGTTGGAGCCAGTACCAACCTCGATCATGCCGCCGCCGTCCGCGCTCGGTCTCCGACACTGCGGGTACCGTTGCAAGGGCAGGTACTGGAAATCGATTGCCTGGACAGCAGCAAAAACCTTTCCTTAAACGATGGGGGACGGATCATGAACGGTATCCAATACGACCCACGGGGCTGCGTGCGCGCCTACTGGCTGTGTGACACACATCCAGGTGAGCATGTGCATCACACATGACACCTACCCAGCTGGGCTGGTTCCCGCACAGGACATCATTCATCTTTACCGTGTCAACCCTCCTGGATAGGTGTCCGGTATCACACGGCTGGCTCCGGTGATTGCGCGTAAGAACCTTGAAACCCGTCTTGGTGTGCTGCTCAGCGGCGACCCTGACTGCATCAGCAATCTTCCGATGCCCGATGCAGG
This region of Xylella taiwanensis genomic DNA includes:
- a CDS encoding phage portal protein, coding for MLRPARCVHRVGASTNLDHAAAVRARSPTLRVPLQGQVLEIDCLDSSKNLSLNDGGRIMNGIQYDPRGCVRAYWLCDTHPGEHVHHT